In the Petrotoga sp. 9PWA.NaAc.5.4 genome, one interval contains:
- the dprA gene encoding DNA-processing protein DprA — protein MNVLDIIALKEGYKKSNKEIIEIVKTCTLPTLFKEDFEDRKRQLVKQLNQVKDLKILSYWDDEYPELLKNISDPPVILYFMGDISLLKSNTVSIVGTRKPTNYGKTICEEIVKNLNAYTIVSGMAYGIDAIAHQNAKKTIAIFGNGIDIIYPKSNEWLYHKIKKEGLIISEYFPGTKAAKYTFPYRNRIIAGLSEKTIIVEAAKKSGSLITARYALDYGREVIAVPGDITRPNSYGTNYLIYSGAIPLLSFKHLQEIFNINEYENTSLVESENSGLAEKILKLIEEGTDNLDTICDNLPEEDISLILSTISQLEIMGKISQENGKYIVKFR, from the coding sequence TTGAATGTATTAGATATAATAGCTCTTAAAGAAGGATACAAAAAATCTAACAAAGAAATAATAGAAATAGTTAAAACTTGTACTTTGCCCACTTTATTTAAGGAAGATTTTGAGGATAGAAAAAGACAATTAGTGAAACAATTAAACCAAGTAAAGGATTTAAAGATATTAAGTTACTGGGATGATGAATATCCTGAACTATTAAAAAATATAAGTGATCCACCTGTTATACTTTACTTCATGGGAGATATTTCACTTCTTAAAAGTAACACTGTTTCTATTGTTGGAACAAGGAAACCCACTAATTACGGCAAAACTATATGTGAAGAAATTGTAAAAAATCTAAATGCTTACACCATAGTAAGTGGTATGGCATATGGTATCGATGCAATAGCTCATCAAAATGCTAAAAAAACAATAGCTATATTTGGCAACGGCATTGATATAATATATCCTAAATCAAATGAATGGTTGTATCACAAAATCAAAAAAGAAGGACTAATAATTTCTGAATATTTTCCCGGAACTAAAGCTGCTAAATATACTTTTCCATATAGAAATAGAATAATAGCTGGTTTATCTGAAAAAACTATCATTGTCGAAGCCGCAAAGAAAAGTGGTTCTTTAATAACTGCCAGATACGCCTTAGACTATGGAAGAGAAGTAATTGCTGTTCCTGGAGATATTACGCGCCCAAACTCCTATGGCACAAATTATTTGATTTACTCAGGAGCCATTCCTTTGCTTTCTTTTAAACATTTGCAGGAAATATTCAATATTAATGAATATGAAAATACCTCTTTAGTTGAAAGTGAAAATAGCGGTTTAGCAGAAAAGATTTTAAAATTAATTGAGGAAGGCACGGATAATTTAGATACGATATGTGACAATTTACCAGAAGAAGATATTTCTTTAATTTTATCAACTATTTCTCAATTAGAGATTATGGGGAAAATTTCTCAGGAAAATGGAAAGTATATTGTTAAATTCAGATAA
- the hflK gene encoding FtsH protease activity modulator HflK: MAEYEIFDPNEEFREKNKNGNNRWKGIIIIIIIVALGAYFLTGVYQVGPSEVALVKTFGAYTSTTGPGIHVHLPYPFQSHVKVNVRTINKIEIGFRTFGTGPTLSYRTVNEEANMITGDENIISIEAVVQYRINDPISYAFNVIQGHDLVKVTSESILRERVALSNLDDVLTTERDRIAMESAQIIQEILDSYNSGIQIENVYLQSVNPPNPVVAAFDDVNNARQDQEKFINEARRYTNNIIPKAEGEAQKILNEAQAYAYEQVAKATGETERFKAILYEYQNAEEITRKRMILDSVEQMISNANIKILSEKGNSLNLLDLSKLIGGDMK; this comes from the coding sequence ATGGCTGAGTATGAAATTTTTGATCCAAACGAGGAATTCAGAGAAAAAAATAAAAATGGGAACAATAGATGGAAAGGTATTATAATTATCATAATTATTGTAGCCTTAGGCGCATATTTCCTAACTGGTGTTTATCAAGTTGGACCTTCAGAAGTTGCTTTGGTGAAAACTTTTGGTGCTTATACTTCAACTACAGGGCCTGGCATACACGTTCATCTTCCTTATCCTTTTCAATCTCACGTTAAAGTTAATGTAAGAACTATAAATAAAATAGAAATTGGATTTAGAACTTTTGGCACTGGCCCAACTCTAAGTTATAGAACAGTGAATGAGGAAGCAAATATGATAACAGGTGATGAAAACATTATTAGTATAGAAGCTGTAGTTCAATATAGAATAAACGATCCTATATCTTATGCTTTTAATGTTATCCAAGGGCACGACTTAGTTAAAGTTACTTCTGAAAGTATCTTAAGAGAAAGGGTTGCCCTTTCTAATTTGGACGATGTTTTAACCACTGAAAGAGATAGAATAGCCATGGAATCGGCCCAAATCATACAAGAGATTCTTGATTCTTACAATTCGGGTATTCAAATTGAAAATGTTTATCTTCAATCAGTTAATCCACCGAATCCGGTAGTGGCTGCATTTGATGATGTAAATAACGCAAGACAAGACCAAGAGAAATTTATAAATGAAGCTAGAAGATATACAAACAATATAATACCAAAAGCCGAAGGAGAAGCTCAAAAAATTTTAAATGAAGCTCAAGCCTATGCTTACGAGCAAGTTGCTAAGGCAACAGGTGAAACAGAAAGATTTAAAGCGATATTATATGAGTATCAGAACGCTGAAGAAATAACAAGGAAAAGGATGATTCTTGATTCTGTTGAACAAATGATTTCGAATGCTAATATTAAAATTCTATCAGAAAAAGGAAATAGCTTAAATTTACTTGATTTAAGCAAATTAATTGGTGGTGATATGAAATGA
- a CDS encoding replication-associated recombination protein A, with the protein MTGTEPLYEKIRPQKIEDILGNEKLKEILKTWVNNKRIRSFVIWGEPGSGKSTIIRALLNDIKDLYEIYSISGALEGKKKIKSIIEKENNLFSKSKLLFVDEIHRLNKAEQDTLLLSVETGELTLIGATTENPAISINPALLSRILVFKTNELAEKDYEILFDNIEKYYGDLRIEKEARKALVEYAGKDIRRIMNLIETTKEAGNNQITLELLKDFTGYRLNYDIKSKYGFISAYIKSVRGSDPDAAILYLAYMLESGEDPMYIARRMVILSSEDIGLADPNAINIAVSAMVATEHIGYPECYLPLSEATLYLCACPKSNSSYLAYAQAKEFISQNNFEIPAKLINPLNKTMQKQGFGLNYKYPHDYGGFVKESYMPEGFEKLQFFTPKDIGVEKRIKERLKELWKDQKKY; encoded by the coding sequence TTGACTGGTACAGAACCTCTATATGAAAAAATCAGGCCTCAAAAGATAGAAGATATTTTAGGTAATGAAAAGTTAAAAGAAATACTAAAAACCTGGGTAAATAATAAAAGAATAAGATCTTTCGTTATTTGGGGAGAGCCAGGTAGTGGAAAGTCAACTATAATTAGAGCTTTATTAAATGACATTAAAGATTTATATGAAATTTATTCTATTTCTGGTGCTCTTGAAGGTAAGAAAAAGATAAAAAGTATTATAGAGAAAGAAAACAACCTTTTTTCGAAATCAAAACTACTGTTTGTGGATGAAATACATAGACTTAATAAGGCAGAACAAGATACTTTACTTTTAAGCGTTGAAACAGGTGAATTAACGCTGATAGGAGCGACAACCGAAAATCCTGCTATTAGCATTAACCCTGCATTACTATCCAGGATCTTAGTTTTCAAGACTAACGAACTTGCCGAAAAAGATTATGAAATTTTATTTGATAATATTGAAAAATATTATGGTGATTTAAGAATAGAAAAAGAAGCAAGAAAAGCACTCGTCGAATACGCTGGAAAAGATATAAGAAGAATAATGAATTTAATAGAAACTACTAAAGAAGCTGGAAATAATCAAATAACTCTTGAATTGTTGAAAGATTTCACAGGATATCGATTGAATTATGATATAAAAAGTAAGTATGGTTTCATTTCTGCTTATATAAAAAGTGTAAGAGGTAGTGATCCAGACGCCGCTATTTTATATCTTGCTTACATGTTAGAAAGCGGTGAAGATCCTATGTATATTGCAAGAAGAATGGTTATTTTATCTTCAGAAGATATTGGCTTAGCTGACCCTAACGCTATAAACATAGCAGTTTCTGCGATGGTGGCAACAGAACATATAGGATATCCTGAATGTTATTTGCCTTTATCTGAAGCAACACTTTATTTGTGTGCATGTCCAAAATCTAATTCGTCTTATTTAGCTTATGCTCAAGCTAAAGAATTTATAAGTCAAAATAATTTTGAAATACCTGCCAAATTAATAAATCCCTTAAATAAAACGATGCAAAAACAAGGATTCGGTTTAAATTATAAGTATCCTCACGATTATGGAGGATTTGTAAAAGAAAGTTATATGCCTGAAGGTTTTGAAAAACTACAGTTTTTTACTCCCAAAGATATTGGCGTTGAAAAAAGGATAAAAGAAAGATTAAAAGAACTATGGAAAGATCAAAAAAAATATTAA
- the rpmE gene encoding 50S ribosomal protein L31, which produces MKSGIHPEMKLITVKCACGAEHTLYSTIDNFRLDVCSECHPFYKGELGSQILDTEGRVQKFKNKYKDFLQN; this is translated from the coding sequence GTGAAGTCGGGTATACATCCAGAAATGAAACTTATAACTGTTAAGTGTGCATGTGGTGCGGAACATACACTGTATTCAACTATAGATAATTTTAGATTAGATGTATGTTCTGAATGTCATCCATTCTATAAAGGTGAATTGGGTTCACAAATTTTGGACACTGAAGGAAGAGTTCAGAAGTTTAAGAATAAATATAAAGATTTTTTGCAAAATTAA
- a CDS encoding tRNA1(Val) (adenine(37)-N6)-methyltransferase translates to MNFKDKIGKIDQIYRNLNLRYPNNSHLPTHASVLLIATVPVKPNCSIVELGSGIGHVSLVLAKLYEDIKITGIEIQRELYNFSIFNKESNNIENVEFINIDARDVSRHFHAESFDFLISNPPHYFEGLKSEKKDRREARSAESIEILGDFVYASKFLLKNKALGCFVIHPYVLSDFLFFLEKNNLKPQHIYIAYGNKDKQAQLVSVIFRKNGGRNFVIHAPIFFSDWKRQQGL, encoded by the coding sequence ATGAATTTCAAAGATAAAATAGGAAAGATAGATCAAATCTACAGAAATTTAAATTTAAGATACCCTAATAATTCACATCTACCCACACACGCGAGTGTATTATTGATAGCAACTGTGCCTGTTAAACCAAATTGTTCTATAGTAGAGTTAGGAAGCGGTATAGGACATGTTAGCTTAGTCCTTGCAAAATTATATGAAGATATCAAGATTACTGGAATTGAAATACAGCGGGAATTATATAATTTTTCTATATTTAATAAAGAATCAAATAACATAGAAAATGTAGAATTTATAAATATTGATGCAAGAGATGTAAGTCGCCATTTTCATGCAGAATCTTTCGATTTTTTGATTTCCAATCCTCCACACTATTTTGAAGGATTAAAAAGCGAAAAAAAAGATAGAAGAGAAGCAAGATCTGCAGAAAGCATAGAAATCTTAGGAGATTTCGTCTATGCATCAAAATTTCTTTTAAAAAACAAAGCTTTAGGCTGTTTTGTAATTCATCCATATGTTTTGTCAGATTTTTTATTTTTTTTAGAAAAAAACAACTTGAAACCACAGCATATATATATAGCATACGGAAACAAAGATAAACAAGCCCAACTTGTTTCTGTGATCTTTAGAAAAAATGGAGGTAGAAATTTTGTTATTCATGCTCCAATATTTTTCTCAGATTGGAAAAGGCAACAGGGACTTTAG
- a CDS encoding ABC transporter ATP-binding protein — translation MLDIPILDVRNLSTHFPIAEGTVKAVNQVFFTLNKNESLGIVGETGSGKSVTMKSVMGLIKKPGYVTEDSQILFYTDEFNKKGQKEYVDLAKIKSKDFTRIRGKHIGMVFQDPMSSLNPMFTIADQMIETIVYHQNVSIDEARERAIKLLDDVGIANPDERIDNYPFQFSGGQRQRIVIAISLSCNPEILIADEPTTALDVTIQAQILELMKDLQNEYEMGLIYITHDLSVIAEIADKVMVMYGGTQMEVADIYTLFEKPMHPYTNALFSCIPRHDIKKEELNPIKGQPPVMLDPPPLCPFLPRCQNSIDKCKKEWPDLVEIEEDHFLRCFNPNTTFSKDGSKFLDSSKEAL, via the coding sequence ATATTGGATATACCAATACTTGATGTGAGAAATTTAAGTACTCATTTTCCTATAGCAGAAGGAACAGTAAAAGCTGTAAATCAAGTTTTTTTTACCTTAAATAAAAATGAATCACTGGGTATTGTTGGAGAAACGGGATCAGGTAAAAGTGTTACGATGAAGTCGGTTATGGGTTTAATAAAGAAACCTGGTTATGTTACGGAAGATAGTCAGATTTTGTTTTATACCGATGAGTTTAATAAAAAAGGTCAAAAAGAATATGTAGATCTTGCAAAGATAAAATCAAAAGATTTTACTAGAATAAGAGGAAAACATATAGGCATGGTTTTTCAAGATCCAATGTCTTCGTTGAATCCAATGTTTACAATAGCTGATCAAATGATAGAAACTATAGTATATCATCAGAACGTGTCAATTGATGAAGCAAGAGAGAGAGCTATAAAGCTTTTAGATGATGTAGGAATAGCTAATCCTGATGAAAGAATAGATAATTATCCTTTTCAGTTTTCAGGCGGGCAAAGGCAGAGGATAGTTATAGCTATAAGCCTTTCTTGTAATCCTGAAATTCTTATAGCTGATGAACCAACTACTGCTTTAGATGTTACCATTCAAGCTCAAATATTAGAATTGATGAAAGATTTGCAAAACGAATATGAAATGGGCTTAATATATATAACTCATGACTTATCTGTTATTGCTGAAATTGCAGATAAAGTTATGGTTATGTACGGTGGTACACAGATGGAAGTAGCAGACATTTATACATTATTTGAAAAACCTATGCATCCATATACTAATGCACTATTTTCATGTATTCCAAGGCATGATATAAAGAAAGAGGAGCTCAATCCTATAAAAGGTCAGCCTCCAGTGATGCTTGATCCACCTCCATTGTGCCCTTTTTTGCCAAGATGTCAAAATTCAATAGATAAATGTAAGAAAGAATGGCCGGATCTTGTTGAAATTGAAGAAGATCATTTTTTGAGATGTTTTAATCCTAATACAACATTTTCTAAAGATGGCTCAAAATTTTTAGATAGCAGCAAGGAGGCACTTTAA
- the glgB gene encoding 1,4-alpha-glucan branching protein GlgB: MPILNPQEVEMLINGDCHDPFIYLGLRKLDNSHLVIRTIQPFASEVQLITKDKKIKLEKIHEAGLFEKQVEGSEFFDYEFECIAEDGHKWTYKDPYSFLPIISEFDRYLFNEGNHYKIYEKLGAHPMKVNGIEGVLFATWAPNAKRVSVVGNFNNWDGRVHQMRVLGSSGIWEIFIPGVVQGDLYKFEIKTQSSELLLKTDPYGTFFEVRPKTAAIVYDIENKYKWNDSKWMEERKNKNWFEEPMSIYEVHLGSWARKDENEFLSYIELANKLSKYLKEHHYTHIELLPVAEHPLDISWGYQVTGYFAPTSRFGKPEEFMYFVDIMHQNGIGVFIDWVPGHFPKDSHALGRYDGTALYEHLDPRLGEHKDWGTYIFNYGRHEVKNFLLSNALFWLDKYHIDGLRVDAVASMLYLDYSRNPGEWVPNKYGGRENLEAIDFIKQLNTVTYEYFPGILTIAEESTAFPGITKPVDAGGLGFSFKWNMGWMNDTLRYFSKDPIFRKYHQNDLTFSLIYAFSENFILSISHDEVVHGKRSLLEKMPGDDWQKFANLRLFYSYMYAHPGKKLLFMGGDIAQRKEWDCLHSLDWHLLEYEPHNKINLFVKDLNELYKKHRSLFEIDHSYEGFEWIDFNDYDNSVISFIRKAKDSEEIMICVFNFTPVPRENYRIGIPKKGVYKEIFNTDWTEYYGSGVDNPKEVYSQDIPFHGRDQSIIITLPPLAALYFKYIAK, translated from the coding sequence ATGCCTATTTTAAATCCTCAAGAAGTTGAAATGTTGATAAATGGGGATTGCCATGATCCTTTCATTTATTTAGGACTAAGAAAACTTGATAATTCACATTTGGTAATAAGGACAATTCAACCTTTTGCGTCAGAAGTACAATTGATAACCAAAGACAAAAAAATAAAATTAGAAAAAATACATGAAGCGGGACTCTTTGAAAAACAAGTGGAAGGGAGCGAATTTTTCGACTATGAATTTGAATGTATTGCAGAAGATGGTCACAAATGGACTTACAAAGATCCTTACTCTTTTTTACCTATAATTTCTGAATTTGATAGATATCTTTTCAATGAAGGAAATCATTATAAAATTTATGAAAAATTAGGCGCACATCCGATGAAAGTAAATGGAATAGAAGGTGTTTTATTCGCAACGTGGGCTCCCAATGCAAAAAGAGTGAGCGTAGTGGGAAATTTTAATAATTGGGATGGAAGGGTTCATCAAATGAGAGTATTAGGTTCTTCTGGTATATGGGAAATTTTTATACCAGGAGTGGTACAAGGAGATCTTTACAAATTTGAAATAAAGACACAATCAAGTGAATTATTATTAAAAACTGATCCTTACGGTACCTTTTTTGAAGTAAGACCTAAAACTGCTGCCATAGTTTACGATATTGAGAATAAATACAAATGGAATGATTCAAAATGGATGGAAGAAAGAAAAAATAAAAATTGGTTTGAAGAACCGATGTCAATCTATGAAGTGCACTTAGGTTCTTGGGCGAGAAAAGATGAAAATGAATTCTTAAGTTATATCGAACTAGCGAATAAACTTTCTAAATACCTTAAAGAACATCATTATACACACATAGAGTTACTTCCTGTGGCGGAACACCCTTTAGATATTTCTTGGGGATACCAAGTTACAGGATATTTCGCTCCTACAAGTAGATTCGGTAAACCTGAAGAATTTATGTACTTCGTTGATATTATGCACCAAAATGGAATAGGAGTTTTCATTGATTGGGTACCAGGCCACTTTCCAAAAGATTCGCATGCTTTAGGAAGATATGATGGTACGGCTCTATACGAACATTTAGATCCAAGATTAGGCGAGCATAAAGATTGGGGTACATATATATTTAACTACGGAAGACATGAAGTAAAGAACTTTTTGCTTTCCAACGCCTTATTTTGGCTTGATAAATACCATATTGATGGCTTAAGAGTGGATGCAGTAGCATCTATGCTTTATCTTGATTACAGTAGAAACCCTGGAGAATGGGTACCAAATAAATACGGAGGTAGAGAAAATTTAGAAGCTATTGATTTTATAAAACAATTAAATACAGTAACATATGAATATTTTCCTGGAATATTAACTATTGCAGAAGAATCAACAGCTTTTCCAGGAATAACAAAACCTGTGGATGCTGGGGGATTAGGTTTTTCATTTAAATGGAACATGGGTTGGATGAATGATACCTTAAGATATTTTAGTAAAGATCCTATATTTAGAAAATATCATCAAAATGATCTCACTTTTTCTTTGATTTATGCATTTTCAGAAAATTTTATACTTTCTATTTCTCACGATGAAGTAGTTCATGGAAAAAGGTCTCTTTTAGAGAAAATGCCGGGTGATGATTGGCAAAAGTTTGCTAATTTAAGACTTTTTTATTCTTACATGTATGCTCATCCCGGAAAAAAACTATTATTTATGGGTGGAGATATAGCTCAAAGAAAAGAATGGGATTGTTTACATAGTCTTGATTGGCATTTACTCGAATATGAACCTCACAATAAAATAAATCTTTTTGTAAAAGACCTAAATGAATTATACAAAAAACATAGATCTTTATTTGAAATAGATCACAGCTACGAAGGGTTTGAATGGATAGACTTTAATGATTATGATAATAGTGTTATATCGTTCATACGAAAAGCCAAAGATTCTGAAGAAATTATGATTTGTGTATTTAATTTCACACCAGTACCTCGAGAAAATTACAGAATAGGGATACCTAAAAAAGGAGTATACAAAGAAATTTTTAATACAGATTGGACTGAATATTATGGTAGTGGAGTAGATAACCCAAAAGAAGTTTATTCACAAGATATTCCCTTTCATGGAAGAGATCAATCAATTATAATAACTTTACCCCCATTAGCCGCATTATATTTTAAATACATAGCGAAGTAA
- the hflC gene encoding protease modulator HflC has product MKNTTLWAIIIIIIFLGVFFSLTSFYIVDQTQQAVVLRFGQIKNVKTDPGIYLKVPFVDNVVKLDKRYMIYDIAPERVITADKKTIISDTYAIWRIVDPQKFIETLRTVEVALNRLDDIVYSHVRDVIAKYTFEEILSKKRLEILDEIKNRSKNSLESFGIEIVDVRVKRTDLPQENAQAVYERMNAERYSIASQIRAEGEREAQKMRSEADRQASMIISEAKKEAEIIRGTAEASSTAIYSQAYSLDEDFFELQRITNIYINSFEDSILFIPTDSPLLKYFYELE; this is encoded by the coding sequence ATGAAAAACACTACTTTATGGGCAATAATAATTATTATAATATTTTTGGGTGTATTTTTTTCATTAACTTCTTTTTACATTGTGGATCAGACTCAGCAAGCAGTTGTTTTAAGATTTGGTCAAATAAAAAATGTAAAGACAGACCCTGGTATCTACCTAAAGGTTCCTTTTGTTGATAATGTTGTTAAATTAGATAAGAGATACATGATTTATGATATCGCACCTGAAAGAGTTATAACAGCTGATAAAAAAACTATAATTTCTGACACATATGCAATATGGAGAATAGTGGATCCTCAAAAATTTATAGAAACTTTAAGAACTGTTGAAGTAGCTCTTAATAGGTTAGATGACATAGTATATTCTCACGTTAGAGATGTAATTGCGAAGTATACATTTGAGGAAATACTTTCAAAAAAAAGATTGGAAATATTGGATGAAATAAAAAATCGCAGTAAAAATTCTTTAGAAAGTTTTGGTATAGAAATTGTTGATGTTAGAGTTAAAAGAACTGATCTACCACAAGAAAATGCTCAGGCAGTTTATGAGAGAATGAATGCTGAAAGATATTCTATTGCTTCACAAATACGAGCAGAGGGCGAAAGAGAAGCCCAAAAAATGCGGTCAGAAGCTGACAGACAAGCAAGCATGATAATTTCAGAGGCTAAAAAAGAAGCCGAAATAATAAGAGGAACAGCCGAAGCGAGTTCCACTGCTATTTATTCTCAAGCATATTCTTTAGACGAAGATTTTTTTGAATTGCAGAGAATAACTAATATCTATATAAATTCTTTTGAGGACAGTATTTTATTTATTCCAACAGATTCACCTCTACTTAAATATTTCTATGAACTAGAGTAA
- a CDS encoding NAD-dependent epimerase/dehydratase family protein, translating into MEEKIKYKILVTGGAGFIGSNLVDKLIEIGHTVVVVDNLSTGNADFLSPLALFYQQDIRDYKVLDMIFESHKFDYVFHLAAQISVPDSVKNPNKDAEINIMGTLNLLELCLKYGVKKLIFSSTGGAIYGDNAPIPTSEEYCPHPMSPYAISKLASEHYIRFFSDQYSLNYSILRYSNVYGPKQTPKGEAGVVAIFTEKMLNNEETYIYGDGEQVRDFIHVYDVVEANILSLQKGDKEVINISTNSKTTINELFNIMKKETEYNKFPIYKPQRAGDINVSLLSNDKAKIVLGWYPKLKLQEGVKNTIDWYRTSI; encoded by the coding sequence ATGGAAGAAAAAATAAAATACAAAATACTTGTTACAGGCGGAGCAGGATTCATAGGTTCTAACCTTGTAGATAAACTGATAGAAATTGGTCATACTGTAGTTGTGGTAGATAATCTTTCAACAGGGAATGCAGATTTTTTATCACCGTTAGCTTTATTTTATCAACAGGATATTCGAGATTATAAGGTTTTAGATATGATTTTTGAATCACATAAATTTGATTATGTTTTTCATTTGGCGGCACAAATTTCTGTTCCTGATTCTGTTAAAAATCCTAATAAAGACGCAGAAATTAACATAATGGGCACTTTAAATTTATTGGAACTTTGTTTAAAGTATGGGGTCAAGAAACTTATTTTTTCTTCTACAGGTGGTGCAATATACGGGGATAATGCACCAATACCAACAAGTGAAGAATATTGCCCACATCCTATGAGTCCTTACGCTATTTCAAAATTGGCGAGTGAACATTATATAAGATTTTTTTCAGATCAATATTCATTGAACTATTCAATTTTGAGATATTCAAACGTTTATGGACCTAAGCAAACTCCTAAAGGGGAAGCAGGTGTAGTAGCTATTTTTACTGAAAAAATGTTAAACAATGAAGAAACATATATTTATGGAGATGGAGAGCAAGTTAGAGATTTTATACATGTATACGATGTTGTTGAAGCGAATATCTTATCTTTGCAGAAAGGTGATAAAGAAGTTATTAACATTTCTACAAATTCAAAAACCACAATAAATGAACTTTTTAATATTATGAAGAAAGAAACAGAATATAATAAATTTCCCATTTATAAACCCCAAAGAGCCGGAGATATAAATGTTAGTTTGCTTTCAAACGATAAGGCAAAAATAGTTTTAGGTTGGTATCCAAAGTTAAAACTTCAAGAAGGAGTGAAGAACACTATTGACTGGTACAGAACCTCTATATGA
- a CDS encoding mannose-1-phosphate guanylyltransferase — translation MKAIILAGGSGERFWPLSSSEKPKQFLKLFSDKSLIRETFERLTYKMNINDIYVITSENYFDLTLKELPELPKDNIILEPIPKNTAPACMLGTKLAENNETLIILPADHYIPSKKDFWETLDIAIVGAEKYEGLFTIGINPTRPETGFGYIEAGENIESNIYKVVSFHEKPNLETAKSFLEKGNFFWNSGMFVWKKNTFLKEINLYAPEIYKELINVDPKDFSHLKKVMPKVEKISIDYALMEKSKNVFVVKSNFIWSDVGNWVSIRELTGYSDKDLNVEVIDGENVFVKSDKFVGVIGLSNIIVVESENGILIAAEEKAQKVREISQKLKKLGKF, via the coding sequence ATGAAAGCCATAATTCTTGCAGGTGGTTCGGGAGAGAGATTTTGGCCTTTATCAAGTTCTGAAAAACCAAAACAATTTTTAAAACTTTTTTCAGATAAAAGTTTAATCAGGGAAACCTTTGAGAGATTGACTTATAAAATGAATATAAACGATATATATGTAATTACATCAGAAAATTATTTTGATCTGACATTAAAAGAACTTCCGGAACTTCCCAAAGATAATATCATATTAGAACCAATTCCAAAAAATACCGCTCCAGCTTGTATGCTCGGCACAAAGTTAGCTGAAAATAATGAAACTTTAATCATACTTCCTGCAGACCATTACATACCAAGTAAAAAAGATTTTTGGGAAACTTTAGATATCGCAATAGTTGGCGCTGAAAAATATGAGGGTTTATTTACAATAGGAATTAATCCAACAAGACCTGAAACTGGTTTCGGTTATATTGAAGCTGGCGAAAATATAGAATCTAATATTTATAAGGTCGTTTCATTTCACGAAAAACCTAATTTAGAAACAGCTAAAAGTTTTTTAGAAAAAGGAAATTTTTTTTGGAATAGCGGCATGTTCGTGTGGAAAAAGAATACTTTTTTGAAAGAAATAAATTTATATGCTCCAGAAATATATAAAGAACTTATAAATGTTGATCCAAAAGATTTTTCTCATTTAAAAAAAGTTATGCCTAAGGTTGAGAAAATAAGTATAGATTATGCCCTTATGGAAAAATCGAAAAATGTTTTTGTGGTCAAGTCAAACTTTATATGGTCGGATGTTGGAAACTGGGTATCAATAAGGGAATTAACAGGGTACAGTGACAAAGATCTTAATGTTGAAGTTATAGATGGTGAAAATGTTTTTGTCAAATCAGATAAGTTCGTTGGTGTCATAGGTTTATCAAATATTATAGTGGTAGAAAGTGAAAACGGTATATTAATAGCAGCCGAAGAAAAGGCTCAAAAAGTTAGAGAAATTTCTCAAAAACTTAAAAAGCTTGGTAAATTCTAA